Genomic DNA from Fimbriimonas ginsengisoli Gsoil 348:
GATAAGGTGCAGGTCAGGTTCTGGTCGAAGGGACAGACCAAGACGACCTCCGTCGTTCTGCAGGAGATCCGCCCAGAACGACCGGTCTAACGATCGGTTAACAAACAATCGAAAGAGGCGCAGGCTCTGGAGCCTGCGCCTCTTTCGTTTCTCTGGCGCGCAACACAAAAGGCCCATATTGAAGCGCCGAAATCCGGAATGACGTCTTATATTGTGAGGGAGCCGAATCGTGAGATTCGGCAAACAGAAAACCTAATATGTCTCTCCACATCGACGGCCTCGCGCAGTTCCTCGACGTTCTCCCGGCAGTAGTCCGCGAGCGGCTGGAGAAAAGCGGAGATTTAGAATCCATCATCGAAGTCGTCCTCGATTACGGACGCCCCGCCGAAGCCCGCTACCGCGACCACGTCGAACGTTGGCCGGAAGTGATCGTCTCCGAATCCGATATCGAGTTCGTTTCCAAACGGCTCGGCGAGTTCGGAACGGATAACCGGGCCGGCATCGAACGGACTCTCCATCGAATCTCCGCCATCCGCAACCGGCATAGCAAAATTATCGGCCTAACGTGCCGCGTCGGCCGCGCCCTCGAGGGCACGATCGACGTTATCGACGACATCGTCCGCTCCGGGCAGTCCATCCTGCTTCTCGGGCGTCCCGGTGTCGGTAAGACGACCAAGCTCCGTGAAATCGCCCGCGTGCTCGCCGACGAGGCGAACAAGCGGGTCGTAATCGTGGATACCTCCAACGAAATCGCCGGCGACGGCGACGTTCCCCATCCGGGGATCGGCTCGGCGCGCCGGATGCAGGTCCGCATCGCATCCGAGCAGCACGCGGTGATGATCGAGGCGGTGGAAAACCACATGCCGGAAGTGATCGTCATCGACGAGATCGGCAACGAGGCGGAGGCCCAGGCGGCTCGGACCATCGCCGAGCGGGGGGTGCAGCTCGTGGGTACCGCCCACGGCCAGACGCTGGAAAACCTGATGCTCAACCCGTCGCTCGCCGACCTGATCGGCGGCATCCAGGCGGTTACTCTGTCCGATGCGGAAGCCCAACGACGCGGCACCCAGAAAACGGTGCTCGAGCGGAAGTCTCCGCCCACTTTCGACGTCGTCGTCGAACTGCTCGACTACGACCGGCTGGCCGTTCATAACAACGTCCAGAAGACGGTGGACATGATCCTACGCGGAGTGCCTCCGCGGCCGGAGATCCGTGTACGGACCGGAGCCGGCGACGTGGAAGTGGTTCAGGAAGAGCGAACCGCGGAGCTGACGGACCCAGGGTTCAACCAGCGCTTCCCTTCCCTGGCCCGAAATGGTGGCAAGGAGAGCGTGCCGAACGGTTCGCCGGGCCGCAACTCTCCTACCGTGTCCCCGCCTCCCCAACGTCCAGCCCCCGCTGAGGAGGTGACGGATGAGCAGACGAAGCTCATTCGTATCTTTCCCTACGGGATCGCGCGGACCCGGCTGGAGAGGGCGATCCGGGAAAAGAGGGCGCCGGCGTACGTAACGAACGACATTTCGCAGGCGGATGCCGTGATGGCGATTCGGTCGACCTACCAAGCGAAGCCCAAGAAGCTTCGGGATCTGGCGGGCCGGCCGGTCAACACGGTGGTCGTCAAGTCGAATACGTTCAGCCAGATCGCGGCCGCGCTCGACGACATCCTTCAAGGCGGGGGGGCCGTCTCGGACGAGAATGGCAAGGCGGCGGAAGAGGCCCAAATGGGGATCGAGCTCGTGCTCCAGTCTGGTAAGCCTTACGAGCTGAGTCCGGCTTCGGGCCCGGTTCGGAAGATGCAGCACCAAATGGCAGAGGCGAGGCGACTGGCGAGCGAGTCGGTAGGGGAGGATCCGCACCGGCGGCTCCGAATCCTACCGACCAGGCTCTAGATGCCGGCTGGTCCGCTCACTAGGACTTCGCCGGCTTCTTCCTTTGGTTCGGCTTCTTCGCCGGCTTAGCGGCGGTCGCCGGCTTTGGCTGGAGATACGTCGCCTGCGACTTGCCGACGGTGCCCGCCATTAACTGCGTCAACGCGACGTTCGCGAACCTGCCTGCTAAAGCCATATCGATCATTCCGTCGGTGCGGCCCACGGTCACGTCGTTACCATTCACGACGACGATGGCGAGGCCGCCGGCCGGTGAACGCATGAAGAGCATTTTGTTGTCCTCGCTGGCGGAAAAGACCATTCGGCGGTATCCGGCACGTGTGAAGATCGGCTCTTGGAACCGCATCCCGTCCGTTTGATCGTTAGTGTGGTAGGTGATCACGTGGACCTGATGGATCTTCCGGAGGATTCCCGAGACGTCCTCCAAATTAAGGCCCAGCTTCTTCAGCGGATCGGCCGCACCCTTCGGCACGCTCACCTTCGATGCTGGGGTGCTCGAAGACGCCCCTAGCGCCTGCTTGATAAAGGCCAGGATGTCGTCGTCGCGCGCATCGACCTCCATGGTAACTTCGGCGCCCTCCGGAAGGGTGATCAGCAAGGGCTTGGAAGCCGAACTCTGGGCGAAAGCAGGGGGGATAATGGTAAGCAGGGTGAGGGAAAGGATCAAACGGCGCATAACTACATTCTCCACGACAGGTCTTCTGTAGTTCTAAGAATTATCGAATCCTTTCTCGTTTCGCCAGTTTTTTACCTATCCAATATATGCCTTGCTCGACCGAACCCGGCGCTGGGCGCGCCGGAGGGCATCCGCCATGGGTTGGTGAAGGGTTCGAGTGCCGTCGTTCGCAACCTCCCATAACCCCATGTGGGCCCACATGGTGCGGTCGTGCCACTCGGGCATGCCGAGGACGGGATAAAGGCAAACCCCGCGCAACGGAATCCCTTCCCGCAAACAGGCGGCCGCCTCTTCGGCGACACTGGCCGTCCACCAAGCCTTGTTCGACTGCGAATGCGAGGTTTCAGAGACGACCACGTCGTGCCCGTATCGATGCCAAACCCACCGAATCAGGTCGCGGAGCGGCCAACACCGCTCGTCGCTCTCGGCGAGCGTGATCTCGGGACGGCCATGGACCCACTGATTCGTCCAGTAGTAGTTGATACCAATGGTCCCCAGGTGGGCGGGAGAGCCCCCCAGCTCCGGATGCAGACGGCCCCCGAGCATGTCGAACGCTTGAAAGACCACGTGTTCGTTAAATCCGTTCGCCTCATCGGCCAAGTCGGGACGATCTCGGGGAGGTACGACGCGGCAGATCGGGTCAACGTTGAGTATCCGCGCATCCGGGATCTCACCACGAATCGCGTCGATCCCTTGGATGGCAGCCCGGACCAGCTTAACTTTCAGCTCATACGACCGCCCCGCGCAGTGAGGCGCGAAAAGGTTGGCGTCGCCGGCCGCCCAGGCAAAGTACGAGGGCTCGTTGACCGGCGTAAACCAGTGAGGTCCCGCCATCCGGGCTTTCACCCGCCGCGCCACGGCCTGACAGTAGCTTGCGAAGCGCTCAGCGAAGCGGTCGGAAAACGGGTCCTCGTCGTGCGGATAGCCGTAATGGAAGAGATCCCAGATCGGCTCGATTCCATGCCGGTTTGCGGCGTCGACCATGACATCCAGAGTCGAGTAATCGAGGCGGCGGCCCCGATCAACCACCGGCCAGCGAACCCCCTCCCGGACCGTCTGGAGTCCCAGGGCGGCAGCGGCGGCGTAATCTTCGTCCACTCTCCGGTCATGCTCCGTCGCCTCGACCTGGTCGATCCAGTGATGGTCGCGATTCCAGCCGGTCGCACATTCGAATCCGGCCATAAAGAAGCTACGAAACGCCAATCGGCACCTCCCGTCTCAGTTCGCCGACCGAGCGATGCCCAGCGGCGATCGCCCGACGATACTCCTGGACCACGCAGCTTTCGACCCTCTCCAGATCGTCGCCGCGAAGGTCCCACAAACCCATCGGTACCACGTAGTTGCTCAGCGGACCCATCTTCTGGCGGTACGCCCAGGTCACGAGCGAAAACATCGGCCACCACGTGTAGCCCACGACGGGGACTCCGGCCTGCCGAAGCTCCCGCACCCCTTCCAGCGATTCCGCCAGCCATTTCGAGCGGCGCTGGATCGTCCCTTGGGAGGCGGTTTCGGAGATCATCACCGGTCGCCGGTACCTCTCCCAGAAACCCTCGCAGATCCGCTTCACCAGGGTCCGGTCTCCGTACCTGGCCTTGAATCGAGTGAGGTTGGGGCCTCGGAAAACTTCCCGCCTAGAGAACATCGGATAGAGGTTCACGCCCAGGACGTCGGGCTCGATCGAATGCTGGGAAAGCCATTCGAGCTGACTCTCGCGGATGCCGTTCTTCCTAAGCCAGTCGAACAGGCGATGTCCCGGTTCCACCCGTCCGGTCACGAGATCGGTCGCCAAGTAAATTAGGTCTCGACGAAACTCGACCTGCGGCTCCATCGTCGGATCACCGGTATCGTAGGTCTCGGTGGCGTCGACGTGCAGGACCACGTTCTCAGGGTCGACGGCGTGGATCGCTCGGTCGGCGAGAACGATTCCTTTCGCGCAGGACATCATCACCTCGGAAAACCCACGCCACCCAAAGCGGTTCGGCGGCCACCATCCGATCCGGCCGCAGTAGTGAGCGGTGATACGCGGCTCGTTCAGCGGGGTGTACCAGCGGATGCGCCCCTTATATCGTTCGGCCACTGCCACTGCGTACTCCTCCATGTACTGAGGAAAATCCGGGTGGAGAAAGGCGCCTTCCAACCACTTGGGCGCTCCGTAGTGGATCAGGTCGACGATCGGGTCGATGCCGAGATCCAGCATTCGCTCCAGCGCCGCATCCGCGAACGACCAATCCCACTTTCCCCGATCGGGAGAGAGCTTGTACCAAGGAATACCGTAGCGCGCGGCGGGGACTCCGAGCGAGCCCATGAGGTCCAAATCTTCGCGCCACCGCTCGTAGTGTTTCGTTAGCTCGTACTCGTCGAGAATGCGTCCCGTAACCGCATGGGGATTGAACACGAAGGTGTCCTCGATGCCGGTTGCCCACAGAAATGCGGTCGGCTGGAGCAAATCGTCGAGTTGCGAGCGCTTAGGCGCCCGCGTCGGTCCTCCGTCCATCGTTCCCCCTCCCTGTGGCGCCTCCAGTGAGACGCGCTGCAAGTTCGACCCAAGAGAGCTTAACCAGGTTCCTTAATGCGAATGGTTTGCGGGGTGGTGGTGGGTCCAAGCGCCCGCGGCCCGTCCTCGGTCCAAACGAGCGGATCAATGAATAACCGCCGCGCCGTCATCGCCGGGTCCCACGCGTGGTAGCAGATGAAGAGGGTCTCGCCGTCCGGACCGACGACCGCCGAGTTATGGCCCGGTCCCAACACCTTTCCGTGGATCGTCCGAAGAACTCGAGGCGATTCGGAAGCGTCCGCGCGCCACGGTCCCATCGGATGATCGGCGACCGCGAAATCGACCCCGTAGCTCTCGTTCTCCCACCGCCCCCCGCTAAAGAGGCAGTAATACCGGCCCCCATGCTTCAGGACACAAGGTCCTTCTAGCGTGTGCCAGTCATAGACGCCGCCGTACATCGGACGGTCGCTCATGAACCGCTGCCACGGTTGGGTCGCGCGGAGAACCGTGCGCTCTTCCCCGGCGGTTTCCGTCATACCGACAAGGCGGTCCACCACCAGTGCGGTTCCGGGCTTCGACTCTGCGCCCGTATCGAGAAAATCGCGGGCGTAGAACAGGTACCAGGCACCGTCGTCGTCGAGAAACGGATGGGCGTCGATGGTGAACGGCTGGTCGGTATGCGGGAGGACTCTCCCTTGGTCCAGGTACGGGCCTTCGGGGGAGTCGCTCGTGGCGACGCGAAGGACGTGGCCGGATTCATTCCCGGGTCCAACCGAATAGTAGAGGTAGAAGACCCCGCCATGAAAGGCGACCTCAGGGGCCCAAAACTCGTTACCCGACACCTGCTCGCCATGGCTAAGAGCGTAACCCGCGCGCTCCCAATCGACGAGATTGAGGGACCGAAGGATCGGGAAAAGTCCACCTTCGGCCAGTCCGGCGTCCGTCCCTACCGCGTAATACACCCCTTCGTGCCGAAATACAAACGGGTCCGCGAAGTATTCGGGAAAGACGGGATTCTGATACGTCAACGTCATCGGGGTAGATAAGGATATCTCCGATGATCGGCCCGATGCCCTTGAGAGGATCTAATTAGGCAGCGATGCCCCCTCCTAGGAGTGGTCATGAAGCTCATCCCCGTTTCCGTAAAGCCAATCGGCGTCCAGAGCCGCATCGACGGATTTTCCGGATCGGGAAATCATGCGCACGCCACCCTCGGCTTTAGAAATCGATTGGACGTGGTCAAAACCTTCCGGTATTTCGGCGATACCCATGATTGTGTTCACCACCAGGGGACGACCTGGGTCGAGCACGACGTGGGTGGTATAGCCCTCGCGGCTCGCCTCGTTTTCCGCGACCGATCCGGCGAGGCCGAGCATGGTGGCAGTTACGTCCTCCACCCCAAGCACGCGGCGGTGACGGCCACGCCAGGGGGCGTAGTGACGCCCCCCGTTGGAATGCCAAAGCACGGTCCCGGTCAGCACCCGCGGGTCCTTGAGCGAGAACCAGACGTAACCCTCGGCGGGAAACGTGACCGCGGCCCAAGCAAAGTCGCCCCCCCGTTCGGAGTAGACGATGACGCAGTCCTCAAAACCTTCGCGCGCAGGATAGCGGGAAAGATCGGCCGTGGTTCCGTCGAGCGCCGGTACCGCATCGAGCGCGTCGAAACGCGCCCCCTGCCTCAGGGCGTAGTAGCCGCCTTCCACCGGATTTTCAAACTGGCCGGGAAACACCTGCCCATATCCGATCGGGCTCATCGCGACCAGCCCCTCGGTCTGGCACTTGAGCATGGCGTGGTGGCCGAATGTCATCGGGCCGCTCGTTTCGCGGACGGTATGTCGCGAGTAAATGGCGTGCTCGCCATCCCGGATCTCGATCTCTTTAGTCACCCGGCCGGGCCGGATGGTGGTCGGCAACTCCATCTTCACGCTACGACCGGTCGAGCCGGTGACCTGCCAGTCTCCGTTCGCGGTTTCCCCGTGGATCGGGTGGAACTCGGCGCCGAAAGGAGCAGGATTTCCACCAAACGGCATGCAGAAGAAGTCGCCGCGGAGCACTCGAATGCATGGTGGATCGTTTAGCGGTTCATCGAACCAGGGAGCAACGTGAAACGGCTGAATATTCCGGTCCCCGATTCGAAAACTGACCGGGCCAAGCTGTCCGGCAGTCTTTGTGACCCACGCTTCCACTTCTTTTGTGCGCAATCCGACCGAGTCGAATCCCATTACCTGCTGTTCAATCGCCATCCTTTCGCCATTCTGGCGCTAGACTGAACGTTCCCGCGTCGTTAGCGATCAAAGATCGACTCCGAAGCGCCGGGCCAAGATAAGCATGGGAGAGCGTCTCAAATTTACACGACTGCCGCGTCACGTCGGCCTGATCCCCGACGGCAATCGCCGGTGGGCCCGCGAGCGAGGGCTGCACCCGGCGGAGGGATACGCGGCAGGCATGGTCTGCGGCCTTCAGATGTTGGACGACTGCATCGACCTCGGTATCGAAGAGGTCAGCGTCTACGGATTTACGACGGACAACACGAAACGGCCGCGGGATCAGCGGGAAGCGTTCGCCGCCGCCTGCGTCTTGTTCGTCGAGGCCGCAAAGACCCGGGAGATCAGCCTCAAAGTTGTCGGCGACTACACGTCGGCGATGTTTCCCGATGAGCTCAAGCCGTACGCGATCGAGCGCCAGGGAGACGGCGCCCTCAAGGTGAACCTCTTGGTGAACTACGGCTGGAATTGGGACCTGCAGGCGGCAGTCTGCGCCCAAGCGGAGAGCGACGCTCGCCGCCCATTCACCGAGTTCCTCGCCTCGTCCGACGTCTCGCGCATCGACATGGTCGTCCGCTGGGGCGGCATGCGCCGCCTAAGCGGCTTCCTACCGATCCAAACGGTTTACGCGGACTTCTACGTCGTCGACCAATACTGGCCGGACTACGCCCCCGAGCAGTTCTACGAGGCGCTACGGTGGTACGCGAAGCAGGATGTGACGCTGGGGGGTTAGGCTTGCCGGGTTTCATGTGGACTGTGGCTTGTGGACTGAGGGGACGTATGGGTCGAATGGGACACATGAGACTCATATGGCCCGGATGTCCTATTCGTCCCACTAAAAGAGGTAAAGCCTCAGGCTAGGAACACCGCAACACCGCAACACCGCAACACCGCAACACCGCAACACCGCAACACCGCAACACCGCAACACCGCAACACCGCAACACCGCAACACCGCAACACCGCAACACCGCAACACCGCAATGCTCCCCCTCCTCTTATCCGTTCTCATCCTTGCTCCCTCGACCGACCTCACGTTTGTGCGGCACGGCGAGACGGTGGCGAACGCTACCGGGCGGTACAACTCTCGGACGCTTAACGAGTTCTCGGCGAAGGGGGCGGCGGGGGTGGAAGCGCTTACCCAGCGGCTGTTGAAAGAGCCTCGGTTCGACCGGATTTTGGTTTCACCTTCTCCTCGCGCGCTCAAGACGATTGCGCCGTACCTTCGAGCCTCGCACCAGAAGGCGACAGTCTGGCCGCTTCTTTACGAATGCTGCACTGGGCGGCGTCCGAAGGGAGCGCATGCGACGAAATTCACCTGGGGGGGGAAGATCAGCGTGCCACCGGACCTTGCACCGCTGTTTCTGATCGAGCGGGGTGAGGACCGCTTCCCTAACTCTCCCGACTACAACTCGGGCCTCGCCCAGTCGGCGGCCTCGGTGAGAGAGTTCCGCCGTCGATTTTCCGGCGGTCGCGTGCTCGTGGTGGGGCATTCAGGGCACGGTGGGCAATTCCTTTACGCGCTGGTCGGCAAGCGGCTAAAGGTCGATAACGCGAAGGAGATGCGGTTTCGCCTTTAAAATCCTGGGCGTCTACCACGCCCCATGGACATCCAAGGCAGAATTGAACGCGCAATTCGGGTGACGACGAGGAAAGGAAGGCTCCGCAGGATTGGACTAAACTGCGCGCATGCCTCGCGTTCCGACCTTCGTGACCGACCGCCTCGTCCTGCGGCCCCCTTCACCCGGAGACCTTGCCGATATCGTGGCATTGGGGGGCGATCCCGAGGTGATGCACTTTGTTGGAAAGGGGCGGACGCAATTGCCAGTTCAGGCCACCTACTGGTTGGAGATAATGCTGTTGGAGGCTCGGCACGGCTCACCGAATCCCGCGGCGCCGGCGGGGATGCCGGGGGCTTCGGTGATCATCGAGCGGGAGACGCAGGAGTTCGTCGGGTTGACCGTATTGCGACTACTGCCACCGGACCAGGTTGCGGCGATCGGCGCGGAGGACTGCCCTACTCCATGTCTCGAGGTCGGCTACATTCTGGCTCGCGCATTCTGGGGCCGGGGGATCGCTTTCGAGGCGGCGACGCCACTCGTCAGGTACGCGTTCGAGAAGCTTGAGCTACCCACCTTGGTCGCCATTGCCGACGTGAAGAACACGGCGTCAAACAAGATCCTCGCCAAGCTCGGTTTCCAGCATAAGAAGGTGTACGTCTCGAACAATATCGAGATGAACTACTGGACAATGGAACGGAATTAGTCGACCACGACTACCCCCCAAGCTCTGGCGTCGGGAGCAGAAGGAGGCACGCGGGAAGGTGCTACGAGGGTTTTTAAGGCCGTGTTCGTAAGGTGCACGCCAAGATTGAGGCACCCTTCACCTTAACCCTCTCCCTTCCTGAGAAGGGAGAGGGAATCGGGTGCTACAGGAGCTTGGCTTTTCCGTGTTCTTTGGCCGTTGTCTGCGTTACCCCGAGCTCCTCTTCGGAGGTATGGGGTTCGTCCGGCTTGTCGCCCACTTGCTTGGAGGCGGCGAGGAGGAGGCGTTCGGCTTCCTTCTTCGGGTCGCCGGAACCGGCTTTTACGGATCGTTCGTGGGCGGCGGCTTTGCGTCCGTCTTCGGTCGACTCGTACTTGATTCCGATCGTCGTTTCCGGTTCGTCGAGAAGCAGGCGGTTGACTAGCTCCACTCCCTGCATAAGCGAGTGGTCGGTGTTAGCAACTTCGTACTTCCACATGCCGAACCGGCCGCGGGAGTAGATGTCGCGCTCCTCCAGCCAAGGGATGACCTCGGCCAAGATTTCGTCGCGCTCCACAGACGGGGTCGGGTAGCTGTAGTCGGCGTAATAGACCCAAGTGGACACGATGTCCTGGCGGTCCTCTTCTTTCAGCATGCCGCAGTTGATGAGACCCTGGATCGTGTCCTCCACAATCGTATCGCCGTTCTCCGGTTTGAACTCGCTGGCGCTCGTCTCGCACAGCAGCGAGTAGTGAGTGTCCGGGTCGGGGGTCATGTACTTGGAGTAGTTGCTCAGGTACGTGACTCGGTAGAACGGGCAGTTATCCTCCGGGAAGTACATCCAGCTCTTGGTGCTGGGGCATGGCTGCTTGAGGCCGATGCCAACCATGTAGCCGCTGCTGTGCTGGAGGCGGCCGGCGGCTACCTTGATGTTCTTCGGCACGGCGCCGTTCAACACGCTGCTACACAGAAGGTCGAGGGGCAGCGTCGTGATGAGGATGTCGTACTTGACGATGGATCCGTCGGCGAAGTAGATCTGCTTGTGCTGGCTGTCGATATATTCGACTTCGGCGTTCAGCGTTATATGATCGCTGAGGTGCTCGCCCATCCGCTTGTAGAACTCGCCGGTGCCGCCTCGAAGGGGGTACTTGAACATGTTGTTCGGTCCCCATCCGAAGTCGTCGTTGCCGAGAATGACGTTCTTGAGCGCGCGGTTGATATCGAGGACGGCGACCCTCTCGCCGATCCACTCTTTGTTCATCATCTCCGGCTCGTGCGCCCAGACTTTGAAGTTGTACGGCCGCATGAAGTGCTTGCCGATGCCATCGCCAAAAACGGCGTCGATGAACTCGCCGAAGTTCTTTGCCTTCTTATGGTCCCGCTTCGTCTGCGCCTCGATAAGGCCGGCCATGCACTCGTAGCAGACCTCGGGCGGGAGGAAGCGGATGTTGTTTTGGAACGGGTAGGGGACCCATCGGTCGAACATCCGGACCCAACACTCCCGCATATTTTCCTGATACTCGTCCCCCATCATCGCTTCGAAGCACTTGTCGTAGTACTCGTAGTGGGAGAACATGACGTGGCCCCCGATGTCCCACGTGAACACCGCTTCGTCGGTGAAGGAGGTTGCAAGGCCGCCGATATACGGGTTGCGGTCATACATGTGGAAGTTGGTGTAACCCAACTCCTTCAGGCGGTAGCCCGCTCCCAAGCCTGTTGGACCGGCGCCCAAGATTACGATTTTCTTTTCCATTAGATCCCCTTCAATTCTTTTTTGGCCGCCGCACCCCATCGTGGGCAGGCCGGTTATTGGCGGACTCCGCCGCCACGCTTTTCCCATCCGCCTCCTGTAACGGATTTAGCTCATGAAGGCCGGAGCGGCTGCGGTTCCGACGGCCTCGTCGATCAGCTCTTGCATTCGTTCCACCGTGGCTTCCCAGCTCGCTTGGCGAGCTTTCTCGATTCCACGTTGGATCATGATTTCATCGGGTGCGTTTAGCGCCCTCTCGATGCACGCCACGAAGTCTTCCGGGGTTGAGGCGATGGCGACGGTGTCGGCGTATTGCCGGACGACATCGCTTACCGGGGTGCTCACCACCGGTTTACCGGTGGCCAGATACTCGAGCGCCTTCGTCGGGTTGATGTACTGCGTCGCCTCATTCAGGGCGAAGCACATCATGCACACATCGTAGGCTGCACAGTAGTCGGGCAGCACTTTGTAGTCTCGCCCGCCTGGCCAATGTAGATTTGGCGCTTGCGGAAGCGTATTCGGATCGACCTTAACCACAGGCCCCACGAGCACGAAGCTCCAATCGGGCCGCAACTCGGCCATCCGTTTTAGTAGGCTATAGTCTACCCGTTCGTCCACGACCCCGAACCAGCCAACTATCGGTTTGGCAAGATGCCGAATGTCGTCGGGAATAGCGGTAGCTTGGCTTTGAGCCTTGGCGAAGTGGTCGTACTCGACCCCACAACCGAAGAAATGCACATTCGGGTGCTGCTTGGACTTCTTGAGATAAAGCTCGTAGCCGCCCGTGAAGACGATGTCCGCCTCTTGCATGAGACGGCGCTCGTTATCGATCAGCTCTCGCGGAGCTCCCGCAAACT
This window encodes:
- a CDS encoding protoporphyrinogen/coproporphyrinogen oxidase, with product MEKKIVILGAGPTGLGAGYRLKELGYTNFHMYDRNPYIGGLATSFTDEAVFTWDIGGHVMFSHYEYYDKCFEAMMGDEYQENMRECWVRMFDRWVPYPFQNNIRFLPPEVCYECMAGLIEAQTKRDHKKAKNFGEFIDAVFGDGIGKHFMRPYNFKVWAHEPEMMNKEWIGERVAVLDINRALKNVILGNDDFGWGPNNMFKYPLRGGTGEFYKRMGEHLSDHITLNAEVEYIDSQHKQIYFADGSIVKYDILITTLPLDLLCSSVLNGAVPKNIKVAAGRLQHSSGYMVGIGLKQPCPSTKSWMYFPEDNCPFYRVTYLSNYSKYMTPDPDTHYSLLCETSASEFKPENGDTIVEDTIQGLINCGMLKEEDRQDIVSTWVYYADYSYPTPSVERDEILAEVIPWLEERDIYSRGRFGMWKYEVANTDHSLMQGVELVNRLLLDEPETTIGIKYESTEDGRKAAAHERSVKAGSGDPKKEAERLLLAASKQVGDKPDEPHTSEEELGVTQTTAKEHGKAKLL
- a CDS encoding glycosyltransferase, giving the protein MAFSHLRWNFVWQRPQQFLSRFAQEHPVLFIEEPDFRLNDGDEPVLAVENAASNVTVATLHLPASLRGSDAVGPLMLHYARLAIETVNHYGQFDNPLLWYYSPMEAAWSLGEIEGRAVVYDCMDELSQFAGAPRELIDNERRLMQEADIVFTGGYELYLKKSKQHPNVHFFGCGVEYDHFAKAQSQATAIPDDIRHLAKPIVGWFGVVDERVDYSLLKRMAELRPDWSFVLVGPVVKVDPNTLPQAPNLHWPGGRDYKVLPDYCAAYDVCMMCFALNEATQYINPTKALEYLATGKPVVSTPVSDVVRQYADTVAIASTPEDFVACIERALNAPDEIMIQRGIEKARQASWEATVERMQELIDEAVGTAAAPAFMS
- the uppS gene encoding polyprenyl diphosphate synthase; this encodes MGERLKFTRLPRHVGLIPDGNRRWARERGLHPAEGYAAGMVCGLQMLDDCIDLGIEEVSVYGFTTDNTKRPRDQREAFAAACVLFVEAAKTREISLKVVGDYTSAMFPDELKPYAIERQGDGALKVNLLVNYGWNWDLQAAVCAQAESDARRPFTEFLASSDVSRIDMVVRWGGMRRLSGFLPIQTVYADFYVVDQYWPDYAPEQFYEALRWYAKQDVTLGG
- a CDS encoding R3H domain-containing nucleic acid-binding protein, which translates into the protein MSLHIDGLAQFLDVLPAVVRERLEKSGDLESIIEVVLDYGRPAEARYRDHVERWPEVIVSESDIEFVSKRLGEFGTDNRAGIERTLHRISAIRNRHSKIIGLTCRVGRALEGTIDVIDDIVRSGQSILLLGRPGVGKTTKLREIARVLADEANKRVVIVDTSNEIAGDGDVPHPGIGSARRMQVRIASEQHAVMIEAVENHMPEVIVIDEIGNEAEAQAARTIAERGVQLVGTAHGQTLENLMLNPSLADLIGGIQAVTLSDAEAQRRGTQKTVLERKSPPTFDVVVELLDYDRLAVHNNVQKTVDMILRGVPPRPEIRVRTGAGDVEVVQEERTAELTDPGFNQRFPSLARNGGKESVPNGSPGRNSPTVSPPPQRPAPAEEVTDEQTKLIRIFPYGIARTRLERAIREKRAPAYVTNDISQADAVMAIRSTYQAKPKKLRDLAGRPVNTVVVKSNTFSQIAAALDDILQGGGAVSDENGKAAEEAQMGIELVLQSGKPYELSPASGPVRKMQHQMAEARRLASESVGEDPHRRLRILPTRL
- a CDS encoding glycoside hydrolase family 43 protein; this encodes MTLTYQNPVFPEYFADPFVFRHEGVYYAVGTDAGLAEGGLFPILRSLNLVDWERAGYALSHGEQVSGNEFWAPEVAFHGGVFYLYYSVGPGNESGHVLRVATSDSPEGPYLDQGRVLPHTDQPFTIDAHPFLDDDGAWYLFYARDFLDTGAESKPGTALVVDRLVGMTETAGEERTVLRATQPWQRFMSDRPMYGGVYDWHTLEGPCVLKHGGRYYCLFSGGRWENESYGVDFAVADHPMGPWRADASESPRVLRTIHGKVLGPGHNSAVVGPDGETLFICYHAWDPAMTARRLFIDPLVWTEDGPRALGPTTTPQTIRIKEPG
- a CDS encoding family 1 glycosylhydrolase; translation: MQRVSLEAPQGGGTMDGGPTRAPKRSQLDDLLQPTAFLWATGIEDTFVFNPHAVTGRILDEYELTKHYERWREDLDLMGSLGVPAARYGIPWYKLSPDRGKWDWSFADAALERMLDLGIDPIVDLIHYGAPKWLEGAFLHPDFPQYMEEYAVAVAERYKGRIRWYTPLNEPRITAHYCGRIGWWPPNRFGWRGFSEVMMSCAKGIVLADRAIHAVDPENVVLHVDATETYDTGDPTMEPQVEFRRDLIYLATDLVTGRVEPGHRLFDWLRKNGIRESQLEWLSQHSIEPDVLGVNLYPMFSRREVFRGPNLTRFKARYGDRTLVKRICEGFWERYRRPVMISETASQGTIQRRSKWLAESLEGVRELRQAGVPVVGYTWWPMFSLVTWAYRQKMGPLSNYVVPMGLWDLRGDDLERVESCVVQEYRRAIAAGHRSVGELRREVPIGVS
- a CDS encoding GNAT family N-acetyltransferase, coding for MPRVPTFVTDRLVLRPPSPGDLADIVALGGDPEVMHFVGKGRTQLPVQATYWLEIMLLEARHGSPNPAAPAGMPGASVIIERETQEFVGLTVLRLLPPDQVAAIGAEDCPTPCLEVGYILARAFWGRGIAFEAATPLVRYAFEKLELPTLVAIADVKNTASNKILAKLGFQHKKVYVSNNIEMNYWTMERN
- a CDS encoding family 1 glycosylhydrolase; translation: MAGFECATGWNRDHHWIDQVEATEHDRRVDEDYAAAAALGLQTVREGVRWPVVDRGRRLDYSTLDVMVDAANRHGIEPIWDLFHYGYPHDEDPFSDRFAERFASYCQAVARRVKARMAGPHWFTPVNEPSYFAWAAGDANLFAPHCAGRSYELKVKLVRAAIQGIDAIRGEIPDARILNVDPICRVVPPRDRPDLADEANGFNEHVVFQAFDMLGGRLHPELGGSPAHLGTIGINYYWTNQWVHGRPEITLAESDERCWPLRDLIRWVWHRYGHDVVVSETSHSQSNKAWWTASVAEEAAACLREGIPLRGVCLYPVLGMPEWHDRTMWAHMGLWEVANDGTRTLHQPMADALRRAQRRVRSSKAYIG
- a CDS encoding histidine phosphatase family protein; this encodes MLPLLLSVLILAPSTDLTFVRHGETVANATGRYNSRTLNEFSAKGAAGVEALTQRLLKEPRFDRILVSPSPRALKTIAPYLRASHQKATVWPLLYECCTGRRPKGAHATKFTWGGKISVPPDLAPLFLIERGEDRFPNSPDYNSGLAQSAASVREFRRRFSGGRVLVVGHSGHGGQFLYALVGKRLKVDNAKEMRFRL